The following DNA comes from Papaver somniferum cultivar HN1 chromosome 4, ASM357369v1, whole genome shotgun sequence.
GGTCTTTTTCCTTCCGTTGTGCTTTGAGAAGCAACAAGTAAGGCATTAGACTACTGTTAGAAGTACTACAAAATAGAAGATTCAATGTCAGTCCGACCATAGAGGTGATAGATTTTCTGAAGCCAGCTTCGTAGTCCGGTTGTTCTGCTGTTTGTGAATAATATTTAAGTTCAGCAGGACCGATCGAAATGAGAGTGACATTGTATCCCACTATGGGAGAGGGGAATTGCTTAGCATACTGACATAGAAACTCAGTTTCCGGTCAACACAGTGTCATACGGAATCTGAGTTTCCGTCAAGCTCTTTTTTTatcaaatctttttattcgtttgATGTAGATAAGTATTTATTATGGATTAAAAAcatttaagagaaaaaaaaagttatgaaaacGAAATTTTAGTAGTAAATGAAAAGAGTTAAAGAGAAATATTGGGAGTAAAAGTAGGCTAAAAAGTGAAAATTGGATATGGATACTCAATTTCCATCGTAAATCATATTGAACATCCTTAAATTGTGGTTTTGGACGCAGAAATTTAAAGGTGGGATTTATGGGTCCAAGGGATTTGATGAAATTACGTTTTCTCAGCACGTTTGGCTGCCCAAATATTCAGGAATCAGGTTTCCTACGGGAATcacttttccagcaaatcctccatatgaaATCCGACCCCTCCCCCTAATGGTGGGAAATTATCAAGAAATTTATTGACCcactttttttttaaccctaataTATAATATTTATATACAATTTTAAAATTCTGAGGGTAATGCCAAGCAGTACATGGACTTCATAACAAGAGAATACTATGAATCCTACCAATTTTAagtgagttaccaaacacacggGGGATTTGCATGAGTTCCAGTGTTTGtcatgggattataaattcctCAAAATTGGGAAATCTGCGACCAAACCCACAAAAAGTATTTTTCTAAACAGAAACTGAGTTTTCGTGACCCATCGCTTAGTCCAAATGAGGATCAGATCTGATCCACTCACTAGCTGCGTACTCTTGCCATTTTTAACTTCCCTAAAAGAGTTTTGTTTCACAATCCCTAAACCTCTATCAATACCTTTCCAAACCCAAGACGGTTCGTCTTATAATGTAAAAGATGATTATTACTATAGTATTAGCATTTCAATATCTTAAACCGTAACTCATCAGGACCGACCAGAACCATGAATTAATCGCCAGACAATTTTATATAATAAAGCCAACTTAATCTTTTTCAAATCACGGAAACCTAGACCCCCTATATGCTAATCAGTTAAAATGAGTGCAAACCTTTTGCCACTGTTTCATACAAACTCCTCTTTGATTCATTTTTCCAACTAAAAATCCTTCTGGACTTTTTCCATCTAATAAACAATTCTGTCAGGAATCAGAAAGAAGTTCATATGATAAACAAAGGACGACTTCAGGCCGTTCGAAACCATGATTGACCTATCTGTCCGAATAAAATGTTTACTTTTCCAGACCGTGACACCATTATAAAAGTGATCAGCTAGGTAAGCGAaagattcatttttatttttgataatgaAAAACGACATACCTAATTATTTATCATATATGTCAATTTTCTTAACATTATGAGAGTGACACATTTTGCTGGATGAACTTTCTATTTTTGCTCCCTCCCACTTCGGAAGAGGTTCGAACCCTTATAATTTTCTTAACATTACGAGAGAGACACATTTTGCTGGATGAACTTTCTATTTTCGCTCCCTCCCACTTCGAAAAAGGTCCGAACCCTTATAATTGCTAAAATTCCTAAATAAATGGGATTTAGGAGTAGTCTAGTGACCACTCTACAAAGGTatcgatttttctttttcttttttttcttgccGAAAAAACATCCAGATTTATTCATTTCCCCTCGTACCACCAAAGACTTCCAACACGTGGCAAACTAACACAACATCCTCATCATCCGATCTGTAAGATGAATGAATACCAACCGTCCATATCTCCATTTCATTTACACAACCAAAGAAAACAAACGGCGTTAACAACACCTTCAAAACAGCAAACAGAAACCGTCATCTCTTATCTATAAAACCAATTACTTTCCTCATTTTCCCCCCTAATTCCATTTCCTCTCTATCTCTCCGCCGAACCCTCTTCTCTTCATTTTCCCCCCAAACCCCTAGAAATCAACCAATCAATCAAAAATGAGAGAAATCTTACACATACAAGGAGGCCAATGCGGTAACCAAATCGGTGCAAAATTCTGGGAAGTAATATGTGCAGAACATGGTATAGATGAAACAGGAAGATATCAAGGAGATTCAGATCTTCAATTAGAGAGGCTCAATGTTTATTATAATGAAGCTAGTTGTGGACGATATGTACCAAGAGCTGTATTAATGGATCTTGAACCTGGTACTATGGATTCACTTAGATCTGGTCCTTATGGACAAATCTTTAGACCTGATAACTTTGTTTTTGGTCAATCTGGTGCTGGTAATAACTGGGCTAAAGGTCATTATACTGAAGGTGCTGAGTTGATTGATTCTGTTCTTGATGTTGTGAGAAAAGAAGCAGAGAATTGTGATTGTTTACAAggtatattttgttttcatctttgtatTGATTTTAAACACATAAAACTGAgtttgattttggattttttttgtttgatttgtttggattttttggtgtttttagggtttcaagtaTGTCATTCTTTGGGAGGAGGTACAGGATCAGGAATGGGAACGTTATTGATATCAAAGATTAGAGAAGAATATCCAGATAGAATGATGCTTACATTCTCTGTGTTTCCGTCACCCAAGGTTTCAGATACTGTTGTTGAACCATATAATGCTACTCTTTCTGTTCATCAGCTTGTTGAGAATGCAGATGAGTGTATGGTTTTGGATAACGAAGCTTTATATGATATTTGCTTCAGAACACTCAAACTCACTACTCCAAGCTGTAAGTATCATCATCTCTCTAATGGCGGTTTCAGATTTCTTTTTAGGCTACTGTCTCCATTAATACTTTTACTTTGTTAAGGAGAATAGGAAAATGACATTGATGCCCTTTGGTTTCATCACTGTTTGGTGCTTATTGATGTGATCTTTAGTTACTGTGTATCTGTAGGATAAAGTGGGATTGATTTCAAGGGTATTTTTGGAACATGATTATTGTGAATATGCTTTTACTGTTCCTGCAATGGATATTGTTTGTGAAAATCTGTCTGAAATGATTGCCTTGTTTAGGAATAAACATTTGTTTAATCCACTAATTGATAAAGCAAATAACAGAGAAACATAGTAGCTAGTAGTTATTACCCTTTTTCTCTAAACTTGACCTTGATTATGTGTGAGTAGTATATTGTGAACCTGATTGATATCAAGGGTGTTGTGGAATACTTTTCTCTGTATATCTTTATGCTTCCCTTTTATTCACGGATCCCATCACGTGATTGCAACAAATATTTGTAGTACTACCCTTCTCGTTCATTGCTTTACTTGGTATCACTGGTTGCTGTCTCTAAATGTGATCTTTAGTTTTTGGGGATTAAGTTAAAAGTGTTGGATATGTGTGGGCATTGTCAAGGGTATTTTTGGAACATGACTTGTTGGAATTTGTTTTTAGTGTTTTGTTTCCAAAATCCTGTTAGGGAATTGTTTGTTTGAAAATCTGTCTGGAATGATTGTCTTGTTTAGTAATAAACATTTGTTTATTCTTCAATTATAAACTTTTAAGTAAAAATCAAAATGTTCACTGGAGAACAATGACACGGACTGGACGTTTGTTGCCCCTTTTCTCCAGATTTCACCTTGAATTCTTGGTGATCTGTGAGTAGTATATGCATGAATGATATCAAGGGTGTCGTGGAATAACTTTTCTTTGTGTGTGGGTATCTTTATGTTTTACCATTAAAGCTTTTTTGTTCACTGATCTCATCACGTGACAagatatttgatttttttcttgaatcaacttatgtCATCCAGCTGTGTCACGGGGAAATGACCGGTTATACATCTTTTAGGTAATCTTTTAGGTTGCTAGTAGTAGTACTTCATTGTGACATCTAGAGTCTACAGAGAGCACATGCATTGCAAGTATCTTTTAGTGACCCCACCTATTTCTGACCCTATAACTAGCTTTAGCTCATCACTGGTCCTACATTTTCTTGAGTAGACATCTCAACCTGTTCTTTGATCCATATATGGCAGTTCATTAATGATCTTCTCAACCAACAGTTTGGAGTCTTTGTTTGAGATGAACAGAATTTGTTGCCTCATTTTAGCTGGCTTATACCCCACTTACATCATTTGGCTCTAATTAGTTTTGTTTTCACACTTAAAATGTACtaagtttggttttgttttactAGTTTATAACCTCAAAGTTGGGAGATTGCCATTGGGCCTCTCCTAGTTGTGGGGTATAATACCACATGATTTAGAGTGTATTCTGGTACCAATTTTACACCTGAAATAAAATAGTGATATCAGCATCAAAGGTGGCATTGCCTTGCTCTATTATTAGGATTCCCTGAGCAACAGTAACCTCCTTGTGATTGCCCTGACCATGCCCAAAACACTGTTGATCTTTTAAAACTTGAAACACCTTGTATTTGCACAAACTATTTATAAACCTTAATATTGTGACCTCAGTACTATGTTTGATTTTCTCTGTAGGCAAACGAGACATGAACCCCTCAACCTCTAAACAATTTATTTGTACATTTCATTGCTGTAATGGTTTTAATTATGTTCATTTTAGATTCAAGCCACCTTATATCTGCTAAAATACTTCTAATATTCCTAATTATAATTTGAATGTACTCAACTCTATGATTATGACTTGAATTTTATCTGGGGAGAAATGAACTGCTTAACCACCTGATTTTGCAATGACTTTTATAAACAATTTACTTTCTGGAATTGATATGTGAACTGAGCTATCTTTTTGTTGGTTTGAATTTGATCAGTTGGAGACTTGAACCATCTCATTTCTGCTACCATGAGTGGGGTAACATGCTGTCTTCGATTCCCTGGTCAACTTAACTCTGATCTTCGCAAGCTAGCTGTCAACTTGATTCCCTTCCCCCGTCTCCATTTCTTTATGGTTGGTTTTGCACCTCTTACATCCCGTGGGTCTCAGCAGTACAGAACCCTAACAGTACCTGAACTTACTCAACAAATGTGGGATGCCAAGAACATGATGTGTGCTGCTGATCCTCGCCATGGTCGGTATCTAACTGCTTCAGCTATGTTCCGTGGAAAGATGAGCACCAAGGAAGTTGATGAGCAGATGATCAATGTTCAGAACAAGAATTCGTCGTACTTTGTTGAATGGATCCCCAACAATGTGAAGTCCACTGTCTGTGATATTCCACCAACAGGTTTAAAAATGGCATCTACATTTATGGGAAATTCCACATCTATTCAAGAGATGTTCCGTAGAGTCAGTGAGCAGTTCACAGCTATGTTCCGTAGAAAGGCTTTCTTGCATTGGTACACAGGAGAAGGAATGGATGAAATGGAATTTACCGAAGCTGAGAGCAACATGAATGATTTAGTATCCGAGTACCAACAATATCAGGACGCAACTGCTGATGAGGAAGAAGAgtacgaagaagaggaggaactTCAGGAGGAGTGAAGTAAAAGAAGTGGTATATGTAGTTCGGATTATCATCTAGTGAGGTTGTGAGAGATCGATAATGGTAAGTGTTTTAGTTTCCCGTGAAGCTGCATTTTGTGTTTTGGTTTGGCgactttattttggttttgaaccTTCCTAACTATATGGTATGTTAGCAGTATCGTCTTATCTTTTGTTCATCTTTCTGCTGTCAGAAGTTGAACAAGTTACTAGTGTTAAAAGTTGAACAAGATTTCTTCCTATATTTCTATGAAAGTAGCATTACATAGTAGACTGCTCTTTTCCTGTGTTCCCTCGAGTGTAACTCAGTCTTGTTTTTTCTGTGTTTGTTCAAATTCCTGTTTAAAGACTTCTTCTACTGTGTAGATTTGAATTTATAGATGGATCCCGTCATTATGAAGTTATGAACCACTTCTGTGTTGTTCTGAATTCCTCTTTCAAggaaacttagtggttaaagtgtCCGATAGTCAGTGGCCAAGCCGCTACTGAGTTATCTGTTACATATTAGACTGTGACACTATATGTATGTTATCTGTAACATACACCTATGATCACCTATAGGATACCAAGTAACTACTCAGCCATTAGTCAGCATACCACTAACAATACCGACCAACTcttgataaaacctaattaccaCATCAAAGCAGTTTTATCTGTCAAAAAGGAACTTAACTTCTTGTGAACTCTAAGGGGGTAGATATCTCTTCTTTGTCATCAAGAGCTGAGCTTGTTAGTTTTTATAATGCGCATACAGAAAGTTACTGATAAGGAAATCGGTATGCTGCGCCTGCAAGACAGACATCCTCATTTGTCAAATTAGCATTGTCACTCATCACTCgttttatattttaccaaaaaaaaaaagagaagtagTTTGGTAATCCCTCTTTAATGACTTAGTAACCACGCTTACAAAGTAATAAACAAACAAAAGGAAACCAGTATTATAAGAAAGCAAAAGAAGCAAAACGAAACAGACAGATAAAATTCTTTATACTTAGATTTTCATTTATATTAACGCTTTGAATAGCAAGTACATATAATATAGTAGTAACTACCAATCAATCTCTTCGGCTAATCTAAACCTACCGTTCTTACTAATCCAAGGTTACATCAATTTTGCATCATaggcattatattttcttattcAGGGTAAATTAATTTAAGCGCCAAATTTGGGGACTTTAGCAGCAGAAATTTGAGAAAGGAAATGCTCAGCAACAAGACGTCGTTGTATTTTACCAGAAGCAGTCTTAGGAACAGCATCAGTGATAAAGACTTTCTTAGGTACCTTGAAGGTTGCTAGGTTTTTCTTGCAAAATCTCAGTATCTCAGCTTCATCAACAGTTGACCCGTCTCTTGGAATTATTGCGCAATTGATCTGCAACAAGTCAATTCAGTAAGCAAAACGCGTAACAATTTAAGCAATAAGTCCTAGCCAAAAACTTCTCTATCATATCTTGTTTCAGAATTGGCAGACCAGGAACAGACACAAACAATTAACATGACACATTCACCCCTGACTGTCAATCAACAgaaaattctgaatatgatagaGGAGCAAGCCGTGAATGACAAGGTTCTCGTCATCTCATGTCAGTGAATTGCAAATAAGGGAATGGGTAAAAATAAGCTACACAAAAATTCCAATTCAAATATTATTGTGTAACTAATCGCAGGACAAAAATGAAAATGGAAGACCCAGTTCTTAACAGTTACTATCAGTATGAACCAAATGCTGTTGCGACTGACATGCGTGGACGCATAGCAACATATATAATAATAGTAGAGTTAACATGTTGTCTCACATGACTAGGAAAGGTCTTTATTTGCTTTAGAACAAGGGCTTCAATAGATTGTTACTTGCCCCTGCACTTGTCAGCAAAACAATATAGCAATTATACCATCGACCACGAAAGTAAAAATTAGGTCTAGTTACATAAGCAACTATGTGGTTTGGTTTATAGAGAGGCCAAAATTTGTGGACATCATCTTTCAACTACCTAACAATGCATGTCATAGTTTGAACCATCAAATAGTTACAGAACAGACAAGAAGcactactttgttaactaagGAAAAgttctttgtttttggttttgtatttttttcttacCTCTTCCCCATATTTGTCATCTGGAACTCCGAATGCAACAGCTTGAGCAACATCTGGATGCGACAAAAGCACTGCGTCCACTTCTATGGGTGATATCTTCTCCCCTGTTTAATTATCACAATTAGAACAAGAACCAAAACCAAAAAAAGCCAAAAACACCGAACAAAACATACAAACAATCGCTCAATTAATTCTTTGGCTTGACGCGTTATCTTACCAAGACCCCATTTTAACCCAGATTTGATGTAAACAAAGTCACTTTCATGTCTAGTCTACTATCCAACTACCCCAAAAAAGGAAAACCTCATGAATTTAAAAGTAGCTTTCCAACTTTTAACCACTAAACTTAAACACTCACTAACAAAACCAAACCTATTTAACACCGTTAAAGGCCGCTTTCCAACTTGAACTTAAAATATCAAACCTGTTTACGTGTGAAACAAAAATCAAGAGAGTAAATGGTCAGGTGTTTTATACCTCCACGATTGATAAGCTCCTTGATGCGTCCCACCAAATGCAAATACCCGTCAGAATCCATATACCCAACGTCACCTGTATGAAACCATCCGAATTTATACGCACTTTTATTAGCCTCAGGATTGTTCTTATAACCCTTGGTCACATTTAATCCTCGTATACATACTTCTCCGCTAACATTCTCAGCTTGTTGAACACCACTTTCATCCAAAATAGCCATTTCTTGACCGACAGGTTTACCAACCGACCCGGACTTATGTCCACCATTCTCAGGTAATGGGTTTGAACACATTAAATGAGAGGCTTCAGTCATAGCATAAGCTTCTAAAACTGGAGCATCAAAAGCCTCTTCAAGCCGAGTCAGTATAGTTGGCGCCAATGAAGCACTACAACTCCGAATAAACCGGAGCTTCGGATAAAATTCCTCGGGATGACTAAGATGACGTTCTAATATGATCTGATGAATAGTAGGGACAGCAGTATACCAAGTGGCATTGTATTTAATCATGTCAGGCCAAAAAGTGGAAGCTGAAAATCTTCCGGCTGCCGGAAGAGTCACAGCCGCTCCAGCACCGAGTGAACTCAGTAACCCAGCCAGTAATCCATGTACATGAAAAAGTGGAAGAACCAACACAGTGGAGTCTGACTCAGTGAGTTTATACACCGATATAATATTTTGTACTGAAGCAGCTAAGTTTTGTTGAGTTAATGGAACTCCTTTAGGTCGACTCGTTGTCCCTGAAGTATGAAGAAAAAGTGCAATATCCGATGGATCATTAACTGGTAACGAATCGGGAAATGCACCCGATTCAGATTGAGCTGAGAGAGTTAATTTTTCATCTAGGTGTGAGAATGTGGCAGTAATATGAGAGATACTAAGTTTAGAAGCCGCTGATTGAGCTGACTGATTTCCTTCTTGTGAAGTGAGTAAAAATTTTGATTCTGAGTCAGATAAATAGAATTCAAACTCTTCTTGTGTGTAAGCTGAGTTAAGCGGTGCAGCCGTGGCTCTAGCTCGAATCACAGCCAAGAACATAATCACAAACTGTAAATAAAtcaaaatttcatcaaaatcttaatttttctgagaatataacaaattaaaattttaaaaaccatgaaaaaaaaatcaaaaaaatcctaACTACCAGAAATAATTCGattataaaattaaaaatcataataaAAACAGAGGAAATTGGAATCGGAGAATTTTGGAGATATTATGAGTAGTACGTACCTCGATGGTGTTAGGGAAAGTAAGAGCGATGACATCTCCAGGATGAACACCATTAGAGATAAGAATAGAAGCAGCTTGATCAACAAGTTGTTGTAACTTCGAGTGTGTCAAATCAAACTTCCCGGAAACTGATACACTTCTATGAGATGGAAATTTTCCGGCAGATTGTTTTAATAAACCGGTAAGTGTTGTTTCTTCCATGATTTTGGATGAAATTTCTAGGGTTATCCGTTATCTGAACAAGAAAAAGGATTGGAAGTAAGGAATGGGGAGAGATTGGCATGAAATATGTATGGGAATTTATAGGCCAAGCATAAACGGTGCTATAAACGAAGTTACGGACGAGCCTCTACGCCAGGTGTCGCTCATGGTAGGTTTGTAGCCTTGGTACAAGAGAAAAATACCTCGAAATTCTCACCAGTTTTTGCTTACGTGGAGTAATGACGTGGTAAAGTTTAGATTTTTCTCCTCATTTGACGTTTGAAAGTCTGTTCGGCACGCGTCCAATGTATGGGTAAAAttggaaaataaagaaatttttggAATTGTTATTACGTGTCAAAAGTGTTGCCGAGGATCATGGAGATGTGTGGCTAATATACTGATATGGTCTGGTCGACTCTAGCTGCACCGGAAGTTAAGAGGCTGAAAGTCCCTGAGCGGTCGAAATCATCTAGAAATGATCAACATCTTGTGATAAGAGGTAGTAATGGACCTAGCTTCGAGGATTCTTTTATCCGCACTCGGTCGAGTCAGTCGACGTAGAATTA
Coding sequences within:
- the LOC113274954 gene encoding tubulin beta-8 chain — protein: MREILHIQGGQCGNQIGAKFWEVICAEHGIDETGRYQGDSDLQLERLNVYYNEASCGRYVPRAVLMDLEPGTMDSLRSGPYGQIFRPDNFVFGQSGAGNNWAKGHYTEGAELIDSVLDVVRKEAENCDCLQGFQVCHSLGGGTGSGMGTLLISKIREEYPDRMMLTFSVFPSPKVSDTVVEPYNATLSVHQLVENADECMVLDNEALYDICFRTLKLTTPSFGDLNHLISATMSGVTCCLRFPGQLNSDLRKLAVNLIPFPRLHFFMVGFAPLTSRGSQQYRTLTVPELTQQMWDAKNMMCAADPRHGRYLTASAMFRGKMSTKEVDEQMINVQNKNSSYFVEWIPNNVKSTVCDIPPTGLKMASTFMGNSTSIQEMFRRVSEQFTAMFRRKAFLHWYTGEGMDEMEFTEAESNMNDLVSEYQQYQDATADEEEEYEEEEELQEE
- the LOC113274953 gene encoding oxalate--CoA ligase-like — translated: MEETTLTGLLKQSAGKFPSHRSVSVSGKFDLTHSKLQQLVDQAASILISNGVHPGDVIALTFPNTIEFVIMFLAVIRARATAAPLNSAYTQEEFEFYLSDSESKFLLTSQEGNQSAQSAASKLSISHITATFSHLDEKLTLSAQSESGAFPDSLPVNDPSDIALFLHTSGTTSRPKGVPLTQQNLAASVQNIISVYKLTESDSTVLVLPLFHVHGLLAGLLSSLGAGAAVTLPAAGRFSASTFWPDMIKYNATWYTAVPTIHQIILERHLSHPEEFYPKLRFIRSCSASLAPTILTRLEEAFDAPVLEAYAMTEASHLMCSNPLPENGGHKSGSVGKPVGQEMAILDESGVQQAENVSGEVCIRGLNVTKGYKNNPEANKSAYKFGWFHTGDVGYMDSDGYLHLVGRIKELINRGGEKISPIEVDAVLLSHPDVAQAVAFGVPDDKYGEEINCAIIPRDGSTVDEAEILRFCKKNLATFKVPKKVFITDAVPKTASGKIQRRLVAEHFLSQISAAKVPKFGA